In the genome of Microcoleus sp. FACHB-672, one region contains:
- a CDS encoding condensation domain-containing protein — translation MSKSNIAEFYPLSPIQQGILFHTLYQPKSSVYFGQLLCTFQGRINVASFKESWQQVINRHSILRTAFVWEGLKEPIQVVCKQVNLPWEHLDWRALSSIKQQAHLETFLKKDQKRNFELTSAPLIRITLIQLEENTYQFIWSHHHLILDGWSLPLILKEVFAFYDAFCEGKELNLARPRPYRDYIAWLHRQDLSAAEFFWRETLKGFTAPTPLLVDQNLSLSYPENEQGEREISLSPSITAALQSLARQHQLTLNTLVQGAWALLLSRYSGEEDVVFGATVSGRPPDLLGAESIVGMFINTLPMRVSMPAEASILSWLKQLQFQQVELREYEYSPLVEIQHQWSQLPHNIPLFESIIVFENYPVDPALREHISHLEICDVRSHDSTNYPITVTVFAQSELTLKILYDCRRFDADTITRMLGHFQTLLEGIVANPVERISELPLLTPAEQHQILIEWNNTQTDYPHDRCVHQLFEAQVELTPDAVAAVFQDKQLTYGQLNARANQLANYLRSLGVGPEVFVGICLERSLEMMVAILGILKAGGAYVPLDPAYPSERLGFILEDAQTPVLLTQTHLIEIFPQHSAQVVCLDTDWETIAQYNEENPVNIADTSNLAYIIYTSGSTGKPKGTMIPHQGLV, via the coding sequence ATGAGTAAAAGCAATATCGCAGAGTTTTATCCCCTCTCGCCCATTCAACAGGGCATCCTGTTTCACACGCTTTATCAACCAAAATCAAGTGTGTATTTTGGGCAGCTACTTTGCACTTTCCAGGGTAGAATCAATGTTGCATCCTTTAAAGAGAGTTGGCAGCAGGTTATTAATCGGCACTCGATTTTACGCACTGCTTTTGTTTGGGAGGGCTTAAAAGAGCCAATCCAAGTTGTTTGCAAACAAGTCAATCTGCCTTGGGAACACTTGGATTGGAGAGCGCTATCTTCTATCAAACAGCAAGCGCACCTAGAAACATTTCTCAAAAAAGACCAAAAACGAAATTTTGAACTGACATCCGCGCCGCTAATTCGCATCACGTTGATTCAGTTAGAAGAAAATACTTATCAATTCATCTGGAGCCATCACCATTTAATATTAGATGGATGGTCGCTTCCCTTAATTCTCAAGGAAGTCTTTGCATTTTATGACGCCTTTTGCGAAGGCAAGGAACTAAACCTAGCGCGTCCTCGCCCTTATCGAGACTACATTGCCTGGTTACATCGGCAGGATTTGTCTGCTGCGGAATTTTTCTGGCGGGAGACGCTCAAAGGCTTTACTGCACCGACTCCATTACTTGTTGATCAAAATTTAAGTTTATCCTACCCAGAAAACGAGCAAGGTGAGCGCGAAATATCGCTTTCTCCATCAATAACGGCTGCGCTTCAATCTTTAGCCAGGCAGCATCAGCTAACATTAAATACACTCGTCCAGGGCGCTTGGGCATTGCTTTTGAGTCGTTATAGTGGCGAAGAAGATGTTGTTTTCGGGGCGACTGTTTCGGGGCGTCCTCCTGATTTGCTGGGCGCTGAATCTATTGTGGGAATGTTCATCAACACGCTGCCGATGAGGGTTTCGATGCCGGCAGAGGCGTCAATTTTATCATGGTTAAAACAACTACAATTTCAGCAGGTTGAGCTGCGCGAGTACGAATACAGTCCGCTGGTAGAAATTCAGCATCAATGGAGCCAACTTCCTCACAATATCCCGCTATTTGAAAGCATCATAGTTTTTGAAAATTACCCTGTTGATCCAGCTTTACGAGAACACATAAGTCATCTGGAAATTTGTGATGTCCGCTCCCACGACAGCACAAATTACCCCATTACCGTGACGGTGTTCGCACAATCTGAGTTAACACTTAAGATTTTATATGATTGCAGGCGCTTTGATGCTGATACGATCACTCGAATGCTGGGGCATTTCCAAACCTTACTCGAAGGAATTGTTGCCAACCCAGTAGAGCGCATTTCAGAGCTGCCACTGTTAACCCCAGCAGAACAACATCAGATCCTCATTGAGTGGAATAACACGCAGACAGATTACCCGCACGACAGGTGTGTTCACCAGCTATTTGAAGCCCAAGTAGAGCTTACACCCGACGCTGTAGCCGCAGTTTTTCAAGACAAACAGCTAACTTACGGGCAGCTCAACGCTAGAGCAAATCAACTCGCAAACTACTTGCGTTCGCTCGGTGTAGGGCCAGAAGTTTTCGTAGGGATTTGCCTGGAGCGATCCTTAGAAATGATGGTGGCAATCTTGGGAATTCTCAAAGCCGGTGGCGCTTATGTCCCACTTGATCCAGCCTATCCTTCTGAGCGATTAGGCTTTATTTTAGAAGATGCTCAGACGCCGGTTCTGTTAACTCAAACACATTTAATTGAAATTTTTCCCCAACATTCGGCACAAGTCGTTTGCTTAGATACAGACTGGGAAACCATTGCTCAATATAACGAAGAAAATCCTGTTAATATAGCCGATACTTCCAATCTTGCCTATATTATTTACACCTCAGGTTCCACCGGCAAACCCAAAGGAACCATGATTCCCCATCAGGGATTGGTTA
- a CDS encoding non-ribosomal peptide synthetase, with amino-acid sequence MTLPLFNSSSEMPATSTCSEEVFVLPTSFAQQRLWFLDQFESGNSFYNLPAAVQLKGRVNIPVLEESFQEIVRRHEALRTGFTLEDGQPVQVIYPNVDLKLQIVDFTQIQNPHPQIQTAILEEAQTTFNLAEPPLLRITLIKLDEQEFILLVNIHHIVSDGWSLGVLIKELAALYEAFLLGKSSPLPELPIQYADFAIWQQENLQGEKLETQLNYWKQQLKDAPLLLELPADKPRSAVQTFRGARQSFVLSKVVSDNLKKFSNRENATLFMTLLAAFNALLYRYTERTDIIVGSPIANRNKAEIEGLIGFFVNTLILRTQLSENTSFCELLAQVREVTLGAYDHQDLPFEKLVEELKPERSLSHNPLFQVMFLLQNAPMPPLELPGVTLSVLDIDSGTSKFDLTLEMEEKPDGLYGCFEYNIDLFESGTISRTIGHFKTLLEGIVKHPEQRISQLPLLTEAEQHQLLIEWVKESQETSKLEQNLCIHQLFEAQVERTPDAIAAVFENQNLTYRELNKKANFLANHLQTLGVQPEVLVGICVERSLEMLVALLGILKAGGAYVPLDPTYPSERLAFMLQDAQVPVLLTQTRLLENLPKYSAQIVCLDQWNDGDIPSQNSIQSKATDYFKNPQLTQPCSSSNLAYVIYTSGSTGTPKGVMISHSNLINAYTAWKNNYSLDSTATCHLQMANFSFDVFSGDLIRALCFGGKLVLCPRDFLLEPEKLYSLMVQEKIDCAEFVPAVLRGLIQYLEKTNQSLKFMRLLIAGSDSWYGKEYQEVKRFCGAETRVINSYGLTEATIDSTYFESNVTELQSEGLIPIGRPFAGTQTYILDSHLQPVPVGVSGELYIGGNSLARGYLNRPDLTAEKFIPNPFFKEREGEGDLIRASNRLYKTGDLARYLPDGTIELLGRIDFQEKIRGFRIEISEIEAIINQHPIVHQSVIIARKDVPGEKRLVAYLVPSSLIPDPSFLIKDLREFIKEKLPDYMVPASFVILEALPLTPNGKVDRKALPAPHTTRPELEEIFTAPRTSVEETLAQIWSQVLGLKQVSVDDNFFELGGDSILSIQVIAKAHQAGLKLKPKQLFQYQTIAQLAAVAGTTTALESQQELITGKFSLTPIQHWFFEQNLSDSHHWNQSILLKTKQPLNLKRVEEVVRQLLRHHDALRLRFLHEETGWQQENAEPDEAVPFSEIDLSSLPAQEQEPAMQKAVDNLQASLNLSQGPLMRVALFDFGDQKPNYLLFVIHHLAVDGVSWRILIEDFQTAYEQLSRNEALTLPAKTTSFKQWSERLNLYAQSGELKQELNHWLSHSGKKVSPLPVDHVNGTNTVATANTVSVTLSVEETRSLLQEVSAAYHTQINDVLLTALLQAFEEWTGKQTLLVDLEGHGREDIFENVNLSHTVGWFTSLFPVWLYLEATHPGEALKAVKEQLRGIPNHGIGYGILRYLTGEIADTLLYLPQAEVSFNYLGQFDQVLPASSLFALSSTSPGLTCSPRGNRSYLLEINGFVVSEKLQIDWTYSQEIHQQSTIENLAQGFMAKLQTLIAHCQSPDAGGYTPSDFAEFQWSQWSQEDLDKINAVLGEV; translated from the coding sequence ATGACGTTGCCTCTTTTTAACTCCTCTTCAGAAATGCCAGCCACTTCAACTTGTTCAGAGGAAGTCTTTGTGCTTCCCACTTCATTCGCTCAACAAAGGCTGTGGTTTCTTGATCAATTTGAATCGGGCAATTCTTTCTACAACTTGCCGGCTGCCGTGCAATTGAAAGGGCGGGTTAATATCCCTGTTTTAGAAGAAAGTTTTCAAGAAATTGTGCGCCGGCATGAAGCCTTGCGAACAGGATTTACCCTTGAAGACGGGCAGCCAGTTCAAGTCATTTATCCCAATGTGGATTTAAAATTACAAATCGTAGATTTTACCCAAATCCAAAACCCCCATCCTCAAATCCAAACGGCAATTCTTGAAGAGGCTCAAACAACCTTCAACTTAGCCGAACCTCCTTTGCTGCGAATCACGCTAATTAAGTTAGACGAGCAAGAATTTATTCTGCTAGTAAATATTCACCATATTGTTTCAGATGGTTGGTCATTAGGAGTGCTGATAAAAGAATTAGCAGCCCTTTATGAAGCTTTTTTGCTAGGCAAATCCTCCCCGCTTCCTGAGCTTCCGATTCAATATGCCGACTTTGCAATTTGGCAGCAGGAAAACTTGCAAGGAGAGAAGTTAGAAACTCAGTTAAATTATTGGAAGCAGCAGCTTAAAGATGCACCTCTATTACTGGAGTTGCCGGCAGATAAACCGCGCTCAGCCGTTCAGACATTTCGAGGTGCAAGACAATCATTTGTCCTGTCAAAAGTTGTCAGTGACAACCTGAAGAAGTTCAGTAACCGCGAGAATGCCACCCTGTTTATGACACTTCTCGCAGCCTTTAACGCGTTGCTCTATCGTTACACAGAGCGCACGGATATTATAGTGGGTTCTCCCATCGCCAATCGTAATAAAGCTGAAATTGAAGGACTCATTGGTTTTTTTGTCAATACATTAATTCTTCGCACCCAACTGTCTGAAAACACCAGCTTTTGCGAATTACTCGCACAAGTTCGAGAAGTAACGCTTGGTGCTTATGATCATCAAGATTTACCGTTTGAAAAGCTCGTTGAAGAACTGAAACCAGAAAGAAGCCTCAGTCATAACCCGCTGTTTCAAGTGATGTTTTTGCTGCAAAACGCACCCATGCCACCTTTGGAATTACCGGGGGTAACTTTGAGTGTTTTAGACATTGATAGCGGCACCTCTAAATTTGATTTAACCCTGGAAATGGAGGAAAAGCCGGATGGGCTTTATGGCTGCTTTGAGTACAATATAGATTTGTTTGAGAGCGGCACCATCAGCCGCACGATTGGACATTTTAAAACTTTATTAGAAGGAATTGTTAAACATCCAGAACAGAGAATTTCCCAACTACCATTGCTCACAGAAGCAGAACAGCATCAACTGCTAATAGAGTGGGTTAAGGAAAGCCAAGAAACAAGTAAATTAGAACAAAACTTGTGCATACATCAACTATTTGAAGCACAAGTGGAACGCACACCCGATGCCATTGCTGCTGTTTTTGAAAACCAAAATCTGACTTATCGAGAACTGAATAAAAAAGCTAATTTTTTAGCAAATCACTTACAAACTTTAGGCGTGCAGCCCGAAGTTTTAGTAGGAATTTGTGTTGAACGTTCCCTAGAAATGCTTGTCGCACTTCTCGGCATTCTTAAAGCCGGCGGCGCTTATGTTCCCCTTGATCCCACCTATCCATCGGAACGTCTCGCCTTCATGTTGCAAGATGCACAGGTGCCGGTGTTACTTACTCAGACAAGACTATTAGAAAATCTGCCTAAATATTCTGCTCAAATCGTCTGTTTAGATCAGTGGAATGATGGTGATATTCCAAGCCAAAATTCAATTCAAAGCAAGGCAACTGATTATTTTAAGAATCCCCAACTAACTCAGCCATGTTCTTCTTCAAACTTGGCTTATGTCATTTATACCTCTGGTTCCACCGGCACTCCCAAAGGGGTGATGATCTCCCACAGCAATTTGATCAATGCCTACACTGCTTGGAAGAATAATTATTCGCTTGATTCGACAGCAACTTGTCATTTACAAATGGCAAATTTCTCCTTCGATGTCTTTTCTGGGGATTTGATCCGGGCGCTCTGTTTTGGGGGGAAATTAGTTCTCTGTCCACGAGATTTTTTGTTAGAACCAGAAAAACTTTATTCGCTAATGGTTCAAGAAAAAATTGATTGTGCTGAATTTGTACCGGCTGTTTTAAGAGGTTTAATTCAATATTTAGAGAAAACCAATCAGTCTCTCAAGTTTATGCGGTTGCTAATTGCCGGTTCTGATAGCTGGTATGGCAAAGAATATCAGGAAGTTAAACGCTTTTGTGGGGCAGAAACTCGCGTGATAAACTCCTATGGACTGACAGAAGCAACCATCGACAGCACTTACTTTGAAAGCAATGTAACTGAGCTGCAAAGCGAGGGGTTAATTCCGATAGGTCGTCCCTTTGCCGGCACCCAAACTTATATTTTAGATTCTCATCTTCAGCCAGTGCCGGTTGGCGTCTCCGGAGAGCTGTATATTGGAGGAAATAGTTTAGCACGAGGATATTTAAACCGGCCAGATTTGACCGCAGAAAAATTCATCCCCAACCCCTTCTTTAAAGAAAGAGAGGGAGAAGGCGATTTGATAAGGGCTTCAAATCGGCTGTACAAAACCGGCGATTTAGCCCGATATTTACCCGATGGAACCATTGAGCTATTAGGGCGAATTGACTTCCAAGAAAAAATTAGAGGTTTCCGGATAGAAATCTCTGAAATTGAGGCAATCATTAATCAGCATCCAATTGTGCATCAAAGTGTTATTATTGCTCGTAAAGATGTACCGGGAGAAAAACGTTTAGTTGCCTATCTCGTTCCTTCATCTTTAATCCCTGATCCCTCATTCCTTATCAAGGATCTACGCGAATTTATTAAGGAAAAGTTGCCGGATTATATGGTGCCGGCAAGCTTTGTCATTTTAGAAGCGCTGCCTTTAACGCCTAATGGAAAAGTAGACCGTAAAGCGTTGCCGGCACCCCATACAACTCGACCAGAACTTGAAGAAATTTTTACCGCACCTCGCACGTCGGTGGAGGAAACCTTAGCACAGATTTGGAGTCAAGTTCTTGGTCTTAAACAAGTTAGCGTTGATGACAATTTTTTTGAATTAGGGGGAGATTCTATCCTCAGCATTCAAGTGATTGCTAAAGCGCATCAAGCCGGATTAAAACTTAAACCTAAACAACTCTTTCAATATCAAACAATTGCTCAACTAGCAGCCGTTGCCGGCACAACTACTGCGCTGGAATCTCAACAAGAACTAATCACAGGAAAATTTTCCCTCACACCTATCCAGCACTGGTTTTTTGAACAAAATTTATCCGATTCCCATCACTGGAACCAGTCAATTCTTCTAAAAACGAAGCAACCGCTTAATTTAAAACGCGTGGAAGAAGTTGTGCGGCAATTGTTAAGGCATCATGATGCGTTGCGCCTACGTTTTCTGCACGAAGAAACCGGCTGGCAACAGGAAAATGCTGAACCTGATGAGGCTGTACCATTTAGCGAAATAGATTTGTCATCGCTGCCGGCACAGGAACAAGAACCGGCCATGCAAAAAGCTGTGGATAATTTGCAAGCCAGTCTGAACTTATCGCAAGGGCCGTTGATGCGCGTTGCCTTGTTCGACTTTGGCGATCAAAAACCGAATTACTTGTTATTTGTAATTCACCACTTAGCTGTTGATGGGGTATCCTGGCGGATTTTAATTGAAGATTTTCAGACCGCTTACGAACAACTAAGCCGAAATGAAGCGCTCACACTTCCAGCTAAAACAACTTCATTTAAACAGTGGTCAGAACGCTTGAATTTGTACGCCCAATCGGGGGAATTAAAACAAGAGTTGAATCACTGGCTTTCACATTCTGGCAAAAAGGTTTCTCCGTTGCCGGTGGATCATGTTAATGGGACAAATACAGTTGCAACAGCCAACACGGTATCCGTGACATTAAGTGTCGAAGAAACCCGTTCTTTGTTGCAAGAAGTGTCGGCAGCTTATCACACACAAATTAATGATGTATTGTTGACAGCTTTGCTACAGGCTTTTGAAGAATGGACTGGAAAACAAACCTTGCTTGTTGATTTAGAAGGTCATGGACGCGAAGATATTTTTGAGAATGTAAATTTATCGCATACTGTGGGCTGGTTTACCAGTTTATTTCCAGTCTGGTTATATTTAGAAGCCACACATCCTGGGGAGGCTTTGAAGGCGGTTAAAGAGCAGTTGCGAGGCATTCCTAATCACGGCATTGGCTATGGCATTTTGCGATATTTGACTGGCGAAATTGCTGATACATTGCTTTATTTGCCTCAAGCTGAAGTAAGTTTTAACTATCTGGGACAATTTGACCAAGTTCTGCCGGCCTCTTCTCTATTTGCCCTTTCCTCAACGTCTCCGGGTCTAACTTGCAGCCCACGAGGTAATCGGAGTTATCTATTAGAAATTAATGGTTTTGTTGTCAGTGAAAAGCTGCAAATAGATTGGACATACAGCCAAGAAATTCATCAGCAAAGTACCATAGAAAACTTGGCGCAAGGGTTTATGGCAAAACTGCAAACGCTAATCGCTCATTGCCAATCACCCGATGCCGGTGGCTACACCCCCTCTGATTTTGCAGAGTTTCAGTGGAGCCAGTGGAGTCAAGAAGATTTAGACAAAATTAATGCAGTTCTGGGAGAGGTGTGA